One Cardiocondyla obscurior isolate alpha-2009 linkage group LG02, Cobs3.1, whole genome shotgun sequence genomic window, gtaatatatttgcaatataaaatttcggATAATTCTATATATCTAATGTAACGCGAGCACACAATGCAATTATAATGGATACTATTAAGACGtatattttcatcaaatttCGTTAATACCTTGCGACAAAACCTGCTGTTACGtgtgattttataaattgtatttttttttaatatacacgGAAGTTTACGTCATTTGATGATAATATCTcgggaaaattattaattaattttaaagtcaTTTGTTTCATTTATGTTTGATTCTAGTtgataagatataaaaagaaaactctttTCTCGCTTTATCTGTGTGAATGACACTTCCCGCATAAATATCTTCGAATTACATCTTGATTGTTCGTTTATTAAAGAGCTTGCAGATACGATAGACTGATAACACGCGgggcaaataaatatttactaATTAGTAAAGGTGTTTGCGGCTGAATAATTAAtcggttttaaaaatatctttcttgctttttttttttttttttttttttttttctagttttAGAGCTGTATTTCGTACCTTATCTCGAATCTGACAGGGATACAGGTACATCTTGTAATAGCTTGCTAAGTTGCTAAGTTGCTAAGTCTGCACAGAGGCATGAATGTATTGGATGATGTATACACGCATTGCGCAATCCCAGCGAATTGCATAGTAAATGTCTTCTGCGTGTGTAAATCTGCGATTACGCGATGATAGCTGACCGACCACGTTGTCGAATCAACGTCGGCAATAAAGATGACAGGCGCGATCTTGCGATATCTTTCGAATGCAGTACGTATATCtgcgtttaattatataaagtataagCTCTTAAATCGGAAATCTTATCGCGCAATCATAAACGCTGATTGCAATTTTACTTACAAAGGAAATTACATTTCTGCCTAATTGGGATGACTGATCACATTTTGCACcgtaatacttttaatttgtgCGCGAGATCGTCTTTGAGTTTGACGATTTAATTTGAACGATTATTTAGACGGACTTGAGAGATTATTTGTTTATTCGACGTTTGTTTAAggcgagataaaaaagaagtgaCACAACTTTACACTCTAATTGTATTTCGCAGTGTCATAATTGCGTTTTACGCTCGCATACCTTTGCAACAGGTGTAAATGCGGTCATGGTAAATCAGTGGAGCGAAGAGCGACCATGAGATCGTAATAAGCAGCAGATGCACACTAATCACCAGGCTTTTATGTTATAATTTCTGTGCGGCTTCTGTCAATCATACATATACAATTCTCCACGTGCATTGTAATTACTGGCTTTCTATTGAAAAAAAGTACATATTGTAATAACTCGATTTATTCAAACTTTTCGATTAATTTCTCGTTACACGGCcggtttttaatttatatattgtacaatCAATGCGGCGGAAAATAGAAGTTTCTTTGTGCATTAAATGTagattttgaataaaaatatcacacGTGAAATATCATGCGAATTAAactcgcaataaaaaaaaaaaaaaaaaaaaaaagattatgcatatattttccatgatatttaataacgaatttttaatgttttcgGAGCAAATATTGCTCGATTAACGGGTCAGTTCAGACTGAATCGTAATAAgacaaattctaaaaattattaatatttatttctacgtATTTTATAGAGTGCGAAAAAAACTGGTTGTATTGGGTGTAGCGGCGATCATACTTATTACCGTTTTCGTGGTAATAATTGTAGTCTTCACGGTCAATTCAGATGTTAAGTGCGATTCAAAGTTCGTTAGTTCTTCTAAACTGGGTCGGTACAAAAaggtaatatttattaatcaaagagcataaaaaaaaaagaaagctgaATTTATGGAACGAAACTTTAATTACAACGTAATAGGGATACCAGCATTTTACTTGTACTTACATTGTAAAGCAAAAGCGCGTTCGCTAAActattcgtttaattaaaatgtaacgttccttaaaaataatgattactTTCAAGCTCGTAATATATCTTGCCCTATCAATaacaaaaagattaataatctAGAATTTTGCTTGATATCGAATAacagtaaataataaaaatatcgatgtaATAAGTGTGTAacgttttgtaaaatattagtttttattgGAATCGTTATTTCGTCGGcccttttcatttttattttctaactattaaattattcaacagGGAGCCGTGACGACGAACGGGCAGGAATGTTCGGAAATTGGTAAAGATATATTATCGAGAAATGGATCGGCAGTGGACGCGGCGATAGCTGCACTCCTCTGCGAAGGTGTCGCGTCTCTGCACAGGTATTAtctttttgcttttcttttttcatcatGAAATAATTACACGACTTATTCGCTACGAAATTcgtaaatgaaatatttactcCGTTCGATTTAAAGCATGGGACTCGGCGGTGGATTTTTAATGACGATATGGGACGCGAAGAACAAAAGGGCGGATTATCTGGATGCGAGGGAGGTCGCTCCTTCGGCCGCAACGGAGAACATGTTCGACGGCGATGCCGATTTGGCCATGTATGGTATGGATTGCTTTGCAGCAAAGTTTACTGTCGAACTCGCTTTAAAGTGATTGCCGCAGTTACTGCCGGACGTAAAAccattaatgtttaataaatgcaaaatgcCGATGTAAACCGGGGGAGTCAACGTGTTGTTTCGAACAGGTGGACTGGCAGTTGCAGTGCCTGGCGAGCTCATGGGTTATTGGGAAGCTTATAATAAATACGGGAGATTACCATGGCACGAGTTATTCGAGCCTGCCATTAAGCTGTGCGAGAACGGATCGATCGTCAATGATTACCTCGCTAAGTATCTGACCGAGAAGGAGCCTATGATAAAGAACGAGAGCACTTTAGCTGAAATACTCATAAATCCCGTAACTAACAAAACGTGGACCGTAAGTACATTTGCGTTTCGCTCCCGAAATACCTCTtgtcgttttaaaaaattctttcgtcgTCTGGCGAACATTTCGTCAAACTGCAGAACTTGAAATGTATCTGAACAGGAAAAATACTTGTAGGTGGGAGATCGAATAAAGAGGCCGAAGCTGGCGGAAACGTTGAGATTGATAGCTAAAGAGGGACACGAGGTATTTTACAACGGCAATATTACAGACAAGCTAGTCAACGAGATAACGAAGTTTCAAGGAATAATTACGAAGCGAGATTTTCAAGAATACAGGtataaattacgtttttcTATTTcggaatttttaaatatttcagatgTTTGCGAAATGTGGAGCTATTTAAATACCAGACCGTAATGCGGACTAAaggcaattataaattatctttttttacgcagctaaaattttatgaggaagcataaaaaaaaaaatagaatgccACCGGCcagtgtgtaaaaaaaaaacgacgctGTCGAGCATCTGTTTTAGCGATAACattaatggaaaaattttttttgataattttttttttaaatcaggAAAGTAATACTAATGAtcacaaaaacaaaatatattgttaaatattagcCAGACTGAtgatctaattaataattcattatctGTAACCGGTTGATTTAAggttgataaaaatataagtgcCGATTAGATATCGTTAATTTCGCAATGAGATTTAATAAAGTTCTTGTGACTATTTATAAAGCTACTTTTCTAAtagattgttatttttataaagttatttataattgtagaCTTAATGGCAATATGTTTAAAAGAACATGTTAAGTGATATGTACGTGTTActtaataacgtaatattattttgcagagCCGTATGGAGAGAACCAGTCGCAGTGAAAATGGGAAACTTAACGATTTATAGTGCTCCGCCACCAGGCTCAGGTGCAATTTTATTGTTCGTGATGAACGTTCTTCGTCGTATGATGCCGATCAACGACGAAAACGTGATGTGGCAGCGCGTAGTAGAAACCTTCAAGTGGGCTTAtgcgagaaggacagagctGGGCGATCCTGATTTCGTCGATGGAATAGGTAAAACCGTAAACTTTTCACAATATAAGattattctttatataattatatatttgattcGTTAAAACTAAtgcgttaaaaatatcttgaCGTATCatgacaataaataaaaaattaccgtTTGCGCTGACGTAATGTGCGTCAcgataatgaattaattaaaaaaaacgaggagACAGAGGTCCTCGTGTAATGAAGAAACCGCGAAAATAACCGCGATACGGTACGTTTTTGTCAGAAGCGTTACGTCAGATGTTTGCTATCAGCTAATTTGAGATACATCATCGCGTAAAGATGTCTGGCAAAACTTGTTAGTGCTGATTGACGTTCGTATAATAGCGACTCGCTCGAATACAATCGTCTCTTCCCGTTAATGAAGACGCGTCTAATGgaatgtaattatttctttgtagACTCGCTGCTCGTCAATTTAACGTCCAACGATTACGCGGAAATGATAAAGGAGAGGATTAAGGATGACCAAACGAGTCAAGATCCGGAATATTACGGCGCCGTTCTCACGACAACTGAGGATTCTGGAACCGCGCACGTTTCCGTTCTCGCCCCGGATGGTTCCGCCGTTTCCGTTACATCGACCGTCAATCAGGTGTAAGAAAAGTCGCcagattttaattacgcatTCCAATCGAGCGTTCATACTGCGTAAAATCAACTGCGAgacctcttctttttttttttttttttttttttttactcgggGCTCAACCTTTTATTGTAACTTTTGCCGTAATACTCCCGTCTTCTATCGACCCGTTACAAAACGAGAGGAAAGACCGATTGAATCGCTTTAGAAATACGTTCGATACGGTCGTTCTTGAAAGCGCGGGCTTATATCTATCCTTAAAAATGGAACAATTCAATGAACGCCGGTCCACCGTGAGATCTTACGTATCCCGCGCGGGAATTTTTCCGGCTATTgcaaatatctttatttaacaGGCTCGGCGCGATGATACGTTCTGAGTCTACtggaataatatttaacgatgAGATGGACGACTTCAGTTCGCCCAACATCACCAACGGCTTTGACCTGCCACCGTCACCAGCGAACTTTATTCGGCCCGGCAAGCGACCATTGAGTTCGATGTGCCCGACTATAGTGGTAAGCCATTTCACCGCGAACGTGACCGTCGACAAATTCGCCGGCAGCTCGGGGAATAACGTGCGGCAAAACAGCCATGCGTTCGGCGAGCAAAACAATCGAGCGTCTCAGTGAGCGTTGCGAAACGCGTCTAAATGAAATGGCTGCAATGAGTTTGCAATTAACCACCGTCAGATAACCATCGATTCCGGGAATCCGCTCGGCTCAATGATATAATTGCAATTCGCGACCGTAACACGAACGTCCGAGGCAATTTTCCATGCTACCGCTACGTGAAATCATGTCTGATTCTCTTCATGCACTTTCGACAGGTTAAATCCGGGTCTAGGAACCCGAATTTCAaaagatctctctctctttttttttttcttttttttttttcttcaacgaTCTGAAAAAGGAACGCGCGAGGTATACGCAGCGAGTCCTGGGCGGTTAATTTAAGTTCGTTTGACTCAATTGCGCGATCTCTCTTAGGTTGATCACAAGGACAAAGTGAGATTAGTGATTGGTGCGGCTGGTGGTACAAAGATCACCACCGGCGTGGCGATTGGGATGCTTTTGAATCTCTGGTTTGGTTACGACATAAAGGAAGCGATTGATGCGCGCAGACTTCATCATCAAGTGAGTTTGAGCGATACAAGCATTTGTAGTtgagaaagtaatttttaagtGCAAACTAAGTTTGCAATTTAATcgaatcaaataatatttgatattgtatttttttgaaaaattacagTTGCTGCCGATGAATATCCAAAACGAGAAACACTTTTGCCAAGACACCTTAgatttcttgaaaaaaattgggCACAATGTCACCTTGTACAGTGGAATTGGAAGCGCGATTACGGCTGTATCTAACGAAAATGGATTTATATTCGCGAACTCAGACTACCGCCGACAAGGAACAGTAGCAggattgtaaattttattagaataaaGTAGAATctacgtgaaaataattatactgcATCCAAAAacgtactttttatatttaataattgaaaggATAACACGTTTACACGTGAAGTTGTTGAAAAGTATAAAGATACTActaatttttgaatttaatatattactacATACTTGGCtgtaaatacttaaaatttgtaataacgcgcgttaatatttattttcttataattcaTCGATTATCGCATCTCTGTACATACtccataatattttatacatgatttaaatgtaatagaaTAATGAAAACTCTTATACCTTTGTGctagtataaattaaattaatttctggatattatatattttatattttcctaTTGTTTAAATAACATACAACATACCCGTAACTGATAACGTAGAATTCTATTTGTGATAGCACAGGCAGcgcggtattaatttttatgtaatgtGAGAGAATTATGTGCATGTACAattctatataaaatgttattttttgtttagttttattttaatatagttctttatcaatttaagttaatttaatgtaaGCCTAGTACAATTTACAAAactatgtatatttattttatatttctcagttaatgtatttctgtaattaaaaataattgcgtagCTAGCGAATAgtagtattataattaaaaatattattttataaatgatgtTTTTCAACGCGATCGCAGGTGTATAATTATTctactttatacatatacgtagcaggcattaaaaaaattttttattcacgagattgcaattaattgcaatcgatacaaatttcttaatatcaatcaaaaagttaataatttaatttttctatatctttttaagcataaaaaaaataagaaattcaCAGCCTTTTGTAACATCTCCAAATAAAGtctaattttaaaatgaaTTTCGTACGTCAATCCACGATTTAAATCGAAAGTCTTTAAGCGCTCTTCCTTCAaggttgctgctgctgctacAGTAATTAGTATTCCTTTTGGGTTTCTATTTTAACCAATGCACTCGTTGTACGACTCGAATACAGAATACGAAATTTCTTCCTTTAATACATGACCTTCGTTGATAACATCCGCAATAATATGTTCCTTCCGCATTTATATCAACCGGaaacattttaaagatatCGACACTTTTATcgactttttaattacgttatcaTTTTTATGTGTTCGACAGATTACTGtaatcattctttttttttttaatcaaaattgttttatcagAACGAAAGCttgattcttttaaaattaagcAAGTCACTATTTAAGATTAATGAAAAGTCAAACGCACATTTAATGCCATTTGATTAAAAGGGAGACAAAAGGTATTTACTGTCATGCGACAATGGTTTcgaaaaaaagtttcataACTATTCTGACTCACACTGATCATTCTGTCAGTGTGAGAAGATAATTCGCAGTAGCACGTCAGTTAATGTCACTCTCATCTCGCAAaacatacgtacgtacgtacatattataaaaaacagTATCGCGGATTACGGCAGTGCTTCATtcgattgtgcgacgcgtaaaAGAGCATTTTTACTCTTTTGAAAGCTCTTCATTAATTACCAAACCGCATCCGGGGGAGGGGAGAGGGGGCTCGCATCTGCATATTCGACGTTAATATTTCTCGTGCAGTGTAATTTTCCAAGAACGAAGATATTATAAAGTCAATACACACTTTAGATATGATAATATTACAAGCATAAACCCGAGCGATTCTTGATCACGAGAAAAATCTTGTTTGTCAtcaagataatttttcttatattgaTATCTCActtataaaacataaaaaacagaaagaaaaaaaaagaaaaaaaaaaggagaaaaaataaaagagaatacGGTTGCTAttgttcaattattaaatgtaaaaagaaacaagatcACAAGATCGCTCGTGTGATTTCGTTGGTCTCTACTTTTCTAGCCGTGCCGAGTCCCGACGAGATACATTGCTCGATATGATGCTGACGcagcaataattttaagagtATATGGTTTACGAGAGTTAATCGAGATCTCCCGCTTGCCATTGAAAATAAGGACGCTCATCCAGccgtagagagaaagagagagagagaaagaatggGAGAGAGGAGACGAGAGAAACGAAGAAGGAATGGGACGAGATGGTGGACAGAGATTCTTAATTTCCGGTGCTTTGTTCTTGTGACCATGGTGGTCCGTTTCATTTCCGTTTCGTTGTGCCGAGGTAAACGAAACGAAGTCAGAAAAAAGGAGGAATCAAACATTATGAAGAGCGACTGCTGCGAGTTACAATCAAAGCGCGGAATTTCTGCGCTCACGATTGTCGAGCTAGTTATTGCATGTgcatatctattttattattttagttgGCCCGCTCTTTGAGTGtactgttatttaaaattcccGAGGCTAAAAGCATTTTTAAGTTACGTACATTCGGTTTGGGTGCACTGATAAAAAGCGATAAGAAAGAGGGACATAAAATGTAATCTAAAGTAACAACAGATAAATCCGGAAGTAAGAAGTCTAAAAAttctgataaataaaattttacatattaaaaaaaaacgtttatagCCACGTGAAAcacttaaaacaatttttataagaaaatctAGATACGTTACGTCTCTAGTTATAcgtaacgtataaaaaattaaacgatacTCTTATTAAcgtcaaaatttaaattcagaaaaattacaaaatgttGCCAAGTAACTTATGTATGTGAagattaatgattaatatttgctaacaaaattttgttattaactcaacttataaattttcacggttctcattttttttcctcaattcCATATAAGGTTTATTCTAGAATTATGTTTCTTTAGATTTAACCGCAAGTATATTTCTAcgcaattttctaattaatattgcattaattatcAAGTGATTCATTCATTTCAATTACAAACTGGCCTTCCTCATAGACAATCTAGGAAATatatacacttttttttttaattaacatgcAAGTGCTATTTTATGCTGCCTTCGATACTTTGTTCTGTTACTCCCCTTCCTTTTGCCGAAGTATACGTAGCAGGACTTGACGAATAGCCTGCGGTTAGGCATCTGTGACCGCATTCGAGCTACAGTCGTCAGTCTAGAGCTGGAGTTGGGTCTGATCGGACCCAAGCACTCTGACAAGGTATCTTGAACCAAAAGGAGAAAAGCACTTTCACCGGGATGCTGAGGGAAACGGCTCTCGTTTTCGCGGCACTCGTTGTGTACGCAAGTGCCACACAAGTTAATCATTGCGACACCggtacgtaaaatataatcatGTAAAACTAAGCAGAAACATTTGGAAAATATTAGCCAGTTGAAAGGCAGTTTTTAACAAATCACATTCGAAGCGCAGACTGTTTCGATaatcaagaaaataatttttcttcttaactttagtttttttttttctttttcaaatatattgcATGCTGTATATTGTTAAACGTATTCGACTTTTTTCTGTATTACCGAATATTTGtcgatgtaaaaatattaaccgTGATTTTGTGACAAAACGTAGAACTTTTTCCAGCCATCGGGCAGTAAGATCAACGTAAATTAGAAGTCTCGGCGCCGAGTGAAAACTACGTCGGAGTTTATTTCTCGTGCTCATGGTTAAACCTATTAGTATTCTCGTAATTTTACCACTGCACGACGCGCATAATTGGTACTAATTATTGGAGATACAATGTGTGCGAACGAGACAATGAAGTGTAACATATCGTTATTAATACCTACATAATTACTTATGAGAAACATAATCGACACGCGGTGAAAGTGACGAGCGGAATACTAACTTGAACGTTAATTTACGGTCGACATGCTTCACCGTTAGAATTTCAATATTGTATTAGAACCCGTACGGCGATTATGGTACCATAAATATTTTGAGTCGCGTACGTTTTCGAGTCTCTTAGTCGAAGTATGCACCGAAGCGAAACCGCGAATAGcagtagaaaa contains:
- the LOC139109461 gene encoding glutathione hydrolase 1 proenzyme isoform X2; the protein is MIGVRKKLVVLGVAAIILITVFVVIIVVFTVNSDVKCDSKFVSSSKLGRYKKGAVTTNGQECSEIGKDILSRNGSAVDAAIAALLCEGVASLHSMGLGGGFLMTIWDAKNKRADYLDAREVAPSAATENMFDGDADLAMYGGLAVAVPGELMGYWEAYNKYGRLPWHELFEPAIKLCENGSIVNDYLAKYLTEKEPMIKNESTLAEILINPVTNKTWTVGDRIKRPKLAETLRLIAKEGHEVFYNGNITDKLVNEITKFQGIITKRDFQEYRAVWREPVAVKMGNLTIYSAPPPGSGAILLFVMNVLRRMMPINDENVMWQRVVETFKWAYARRTELGDPDFVDGIDSLLVNLTSNDYAEMIKERIKDDQTSQDPEYYGAVLTTTEDSGTAHVSVLAPDGSAVSVTSTVNQVLGAMIRSESTGIIFNDEMDDFSSPNITNGFDLPPSPANFIRPGKRPLSSMCPTIVPCRVPTRYIARYDADAAIILRVYGLRELIEISRLPLKIRTLIQP
- the LOC139109461 gene encoding glutathione hydrolase 1 proenzyme isoform X1, whose amino-acid sequence is MIGVRKKLVVLGVAAIILITVFVVIIVVFTVNSDVKCDSKFVSSSKLGRYKKGAVTTNGQECSEIGKDILSRNGSAVDAAIAALLCEGVASLHSMGLGGGFLMTIWDAKNKRADYLDAREVAPSAATENMFDGDADLAMYGGLAVAVPGELMGYWEAYNKYGRLPWHELFEPAIKLCENGSIVNDYLAKYLTEKEPMIKNESTLAEILINPVTNKTWTVGDRIKRPKLAETLRLIAKEGHEVFYNGNITDKLVNEITKFQGIITKRDFQEYRAVWREPVAVKMGNLTIYSAPPPGSGAILLFVMNVLRRMMPINDENVMWQRVVETFKWAYARRTELGDPDFVDGIDSLLVNLTSNDYAEMIKERIKDDQTSQDPEYYGAVLTTTEDSGTAHVSVLAPDGSAVSVTSTVNQVLGAMIRSESTGIIFNDEMDDFSSPNITNGFDLPPSPANFIRPGKRPLSSMCPTIVVDHKDKVRLVIGAAGGTKITTGVAIGMLLNLWFGYDIKEAIDARRLHHQLLPMNIQNEKHFCQDTLDFLKKIGHNVTLYSGIGSAITAVSNENGFIFANSDYRRQGTVAGL